The following are encoded in a window of Desulfonatronovibrio magnus genomic DNA:
- a CDS encoding type I restriction-modification system subunit M: MITGELKSKIDRIWDTMWSGGISNPLSVIEQLTYLLFIKRLDELHTLKERQASRTGKPIERPIFKDNQENLRWSRFKETAPEQMFETVRDEVFPFIKNLNNNGNSTYTHHMKDALFLMPTPRVLASVVDQLDSIEMTDSDTKGDLYEYMLGKIASAGQNGQFRTPRHIIKLMVDMTAPSPKDIICDPACGTAGFLISASEYLVKNHSDLIYKDPESRRKFNEGTFHGYDFDTTMLRIGSMNMLLHGVENPDIRYKDSLAQADELDEEKYTLVLANPPFAGSLDFESTAKDLLQVVKTKKTELLFLTLFLRLLQTGGRAAVIVPDGVLFGSSNAHKTLRKILVEDQKLDAIISMPSGVFKPYAGVSTAILLFTRTNSGGTDNVWFYDMQNDGFSLDDKRTPQPDKSDLSDIMTRWQNLEAETERKRTDKSFLVPKAEIASNDYDLSINRYKEIEYEEVDYDPPRVILERLAELDDEIFQGRKELEGMLG, translated from the coding sequence ATGATAACCGGTGAACTCAAGTCCAAAATTGACCGCATCTGGGATACTATGTGGTCTGGTGGAATTTCCAATCCTTTGTCTGTTATTGAACAGTTGACTTATCTGCTGTTTATCAAGCGCTTAGATGAGCTTCATACTCTCAAGGAACGCCAGGCCTCCCGAACAGGCAAGCCCATTGAAAGGCCTATTTTCAAGGATAACCAGGAAAATCTTCGCTGGTCCCGGTTCAAGGAAACCGCACCGGAGCAAATGTTTGAGACTGTGCGGGATGAAGTTTTTCCCTTCATCAAGAATCTGAACAACAATGGGAATTCCACATACACCCATCACATGAAGGACGCCTTGTTCCTCATGCCTACTCCCAGGGTTCTGGCCAGTGTCGTGGATCAGTTAGACAGCATTGAAATGACGGACAGCGATACCAAGGGTGATCTGTACGAATATATGCTGGGAAAAATTGCCAGTGCAGGGCAGAACGGGCAGTTCCGTACACCCCGCCATATCATCAAGCTCATGGTGGATATGACTGCTCCCTCTCCCAAAGATATTATTTGCGATCCAGCCTGCGGTACTGCGGGTTTTCTTATTTCAGCCTCAGAATACCTGGTTAAAAACCACAGCGACCTAATCTACAAAGACCCGGAAAGCCGCCGGAAATTCAATGAAGGCACGTTTCACGGGTATGATTTTGATACCACAATGCTCAGGATCGGTAGCATGAATATGCTTCTGCATGGCGTGGAAAATCCGGATATCAGATATAAGGATTCCTTAGCTCAGGCTGATGAACTGGATGAGGAGAAATATACTCTGGTCCTGGCTAATCCACCCTTTGCCGGAAGTCTGGATTTTGAATCTACGGCCAAGGATCTGCTGCAGGTTGTAAAGACCAAGAAAACAGAGCTGTTATTTCTGACACTTTTTCTGCGCCTGCTTCAGACCGGAGGCAGGGCTGCTGTTATTGTTCCGGATGGGGTGTTATTCGGCTCATCCAATGCGCACAAGACCCTGCGTAAAATTCTGGTGGAAGATCAGAAGCTTGATGCCATTATCTCCATGCCTTCTGGTGTATTTAAGCCTTATGCCGGGGTATCTACAGCCATACTGCTGTTTACCAGGACCAATTCCGGCGGGACAGATAATGTCTGGTTTTATGATATGCAGAACGATGGCTTCTCCTTAGATGATAAACGCACTCCCCAGCCGGATAAGAGTGATCTGTCTGACATTATGACCAGGTGGCAGAACCTTGAGGCTGAAACAGAGCGAAAACGCACGGATAAAAGTTTTCTGGTTCCCAAGGCAGAGATAGCCTCCAATGATTATGATTTGTCCATCAACAGATATAAGGAGATTGAATACGAGGAAGTGGATTATGACCCACCCAGGGTGATTCTGGAGCGGCTGGCTGAGCTGGATGATGAGATTTTTCAGGGACGGAAGGAACTGGAAGGGATGTTGGGATGA